The Nitrosomonas cryotolerans ATCC 49181 genome includes a window with the following:
- the fdxA gene encoding ferredoxin FdxA, with protein MTYVVTESCIKCKYTDCVDVCPVDCFREGPNFLVIDPDECIDCTLCVAECPVEAICAEDDVPDDQQQFIVLNAELSKQWQPIIERKDALPDADEWANETNKLDHLQR; from the coding sequence ATGACTTATGTTGTAACCGAAAGTTGTATCAAGTGTAAATACACAGATTGTGTAGATGTATGTCCAGTCGATTGTTTTCGGGAAGGCCCCAATTTTCTGGTAATTGATCCAGATGAATGTATTGATTGTACGTTATGTGTTGCTGAGTGTCCGGTCGAAGCTATTTGCGCCGAAGATGATGTGCCAGATGATCAGCAACAGTTTATTGTGCTTAATGCTGAGTTATCCAAACAATGGCAGCCTATAATAGAAAGGAAGGACGCGTTACCTGATGCAGATGAATGGGCTAATGAAACAAACAAGCTGGATCATCTGCAACGCTAA